ttgtatttacttttatatttccCGTCGTTGTAATCATCACTTGCTTGATTTCATAGATCATCACCCAGACAGCATTTTCCTTTATCTGCTCTCCCACTTTTTTCTCCACAAAATTtgatctctcttcttcttcttcttcttcttcttctctctctctctctctctctctctctctctctatgtttttCAGATCTAAGCTATGTGAGGAAATCTCCGGTTATAACCTCTTCAGATCCGCTCTCTTTCACGTAGATCTCACCACTTTTGCAACGGGATCTACCTGAATCTCTCCAATTTCCCCGGGAATTAGTGTTTTCCCCCGGAGATTGTATATTTTCCGGGAAAATTGTGCGTCTTGGGTTGGATGTTAGACGGGGATGAACTATTTTCCGGACGAGGTTTTAGAGCACGTGTTCGATTTCGTCGCATCGCATAGGGACCGCAACGCGGTATCTCTTGTGTGCAGATTATGGCATAGAGTAGAAAGGCTTAGTAGGCAGAGAGTGTTCGTCGGAAACTGCTATGCACTGAGTCCCGAGATACTGATCGCGAGGTTTCCGGGTCTCAAGTCGCTGACTTTGAAGGGGAAGCCTCATTTTGCAGACTTCAACTTGGTGCCGCATGACTGGGGAGGCTATGTGCAACCTTGGATCGAGGCCTTGTCAAATAGTAGGATTGGCTTGGAAGAGCTTAGACTGAAGAGAATGGTGGTCTCGGATGAGAGCCTCGAGCTTCTTTCGCGGTCTTTAGCGAATTTTAAGTCTTTAGTGCTTGTTAGCTGTGAAGGGTTCACCACCGTTGGCCTTGCAGCTATAGCTGCTAACTGTAGGTaatgaagaatttttttatcCTCACCATCCTGATTATTGTTgtgcaatattattattattattattattattactaacaTTGAAGTTGTCTTCAGCGTATTTCATGGGGTtctgtgtcttttttttttttttttttttttttttttttttttaagtttggttTGTAGGTATTGATTTGTTATAAATGGGTTTCTTTGACAGTtccttttatctgagtttggaAGTTTATTTTGGTTACTTCATCAAGTGTGCTTAGATAGCGCTTTTATTGGACTGAACAAGAATGGTCCTATTTTGTTATTGAGGCGGTCGTTTTTGTTTTTAGGACGTTTTCTTTTATGAGCATTTCTTGGACATCTTTTGCATCATGGTGTATGCTTGTTGCTGAGTTAATGGTAATTGTTATTTGGCCAGGAGTTAAACTAAAGAAGTTAAAGTTACTTCCGTACTAAATATTTGGTtgctttttgttatttttgaagTCTGTGATCCAGCCGTGTTCCTTTTTACTTCTATTGGATGTATTCATTGTGAGGTGGACTCCACATTGACTATACGTATGTTCCATTATTGTTCAaacttctctttgtttatatggGCGGGTGTCCTGCCTTTAAGTGGTTAATTTGAACTGTTctcttttgagatttttttccgTCAATTGGAGTCTTTCCTTGGACATAATCAATATCTTGTTCCTTGTTTTGGATTATAATAAAGTTTCTGAGAAGTGACCTTTAACAGTGTTATGATTTATAGGTCTTGAAACTTTGATTGCTGTCTGTTTTCATGTCTTATTGATCACGCACTGGGCTGTATTTTATTCGGATTTTCCCCTTCCTCTGGGGAAGGGACAGAAAGGAAGTGGAGGGGAGGGGGTTTAGTGGCAGGGGGTGGGGTTGGCTCATGGAAGGAACCTAAGCCTAAGCTGCATGTTTAGTGGCAGGGGGTGGGGTTGGCTCATGGAAGGAACCTAAGCCTAAGCTGCATGAGGTTACttgcaccaaaaaaaaaaaaaaaaaatgatggcgGGAGGTTTGTAGACTTGATGATGATAGGAGATAGTATGTTCACAACAGTTATCCAAAGAGTTGGTTGAGAAATTAGTTTGGTTCTAGACTTTATATTTCCTCTGTTTTCTTCCATCCAGGTTTCTTAGGGAGCTGGACCTgcaagaaaatgaaattgacGATCATAGTGGCCACTGGCTTAGTTGCTTTCCTGACAGCTGCACATCACTGATCTCCCTGAATTTTGCGTGCCTCAAAGGAGAAATTAATTTAGCAGCACTTGAGAGACTTGTGGCAAGATCCCCTAATCTCAGGAGTTTGAGGTTAAATCGTGCAGTGCCTCTTGAGACGCTCCAAAATATATTGATGCGAGCGCCTCAACTAGTGGATTTAGGGACGGGATCATATATCCATGATCCTGATTCAGAGACCTACAATAAACTCAAGCATACCATTCTGAAGTGTAAATCAATTAGGAATTTATCAGGGTTTTTGGAGGTTGCCCCTCGCTGCCTGCCAGCCATTTACCCTATCTGCTTGAATTTGACCTCCTTAAACCTAAGCTACGCTGCAGGGATTCATGGTTCTGAGCTTGTAAAGCTAATTCGGCGCTGTGCAAAACTTCAGCGCCTGTGGGTATGATCTTTAAACCAGGTCCAACTGAAGTTTACTCTCTTCTTTTAAACTAACGACTGATATGCATTTTATTAATGGCTGCAGATACTGGATTGTATTGGAGACAAGGGACTAGAAGTCGTAGCTTCCACTTGTAAAGAGTTGCAGGAATTGAGGGTTTTCCCGTCTGATGTACTTGGGGTCGGGCATGCTGCTGTGACAGAAAATGGCCTGGTTGCTATATCTGCTGGTTGCCCAAAGCTTCATTCATTACTGTACTTCTGCCAGCAGATGACAAATGCTGCTCTCATAGTCGTAGCCAAGAACTGTCCAAATTTTATCCGCTTCAGACTCTGCATTCTTGAACCTACAAAACCTGACCCTGTGACCATGCAGCCTTTAGATGATGGCTTTGGAGCAATTGTCCAGTCATGCAAGCATCTTCGACGATTGTCGCTATCTGGCCTTCTGACTGACCGGGTTTTCCTTTACATTGGGATGTATGCCGAGCAGCTTGAAATGCTCTCAGTCGCATTTGCTGGGGACAGTGACAAGGGCATGCTTTACGTGTTAAATGGGTGCAAGAAGCTTCGCAAGCTGGAGATCAGGGACTGCCCGTATGGTGACAAGGCACTTCTAACGGACGTGGGAAAGTATGAAACAATGCGATCCCTTTGGATGTCGTCCTGTGAAGTTACTCTTGGAGGCTGCAAGACACTTGCGAAGGAGATGCCTAGGCTTAATGTGGAGATCATAAATGAACATGATCAGATGGAAATTGGATCTGAAGAGCAGAGAGTAGAGAAGATGTATCTGTATCGGACACTGGTCGGTCCAAGGAAAGATGCACCGGAATTTGTGTGGACATTGTAGGTGGCAGGTGCACTCGGGCTGTCTCATAGGCTGTgccgttttttatttttattttttattaagtagTACTTCTTTTAGACCGTCATGGTGAATTAGCATTATGTTATTGTTATATGTACAAGAGGtttgctatttgtaattttcgttattataaatagaattgtGCTGGCATTGGCAAATTTAATAACTGCTCTGTGGCTTGGATGAATCCAGATGGCAGTTGGTTTCGAATTTGACTTCTATTAAAGTAGCCGATGGTGTCAACTATCATATTTGGGGTCAATTCATTAATTTGGATTTTCATTGTACGAAAATGTTTAGTGGGAAGAAAACTTTTTGTTACTGCTCCTGCATCTGAGCTCATCTGTTCAACTCGACTCATGGTTACATGCTTTCAAGGAAAGATGCTTGCAACCCAAGAATTCCTTCCATCCTGATATTATATCCTCAAGTAAAATTCTTCTGAACGCCGAAGATATTCCGAGCATGGTCCATGGCGTCTTCGTTTTCAATTCATTGATTTGAAAATCCAATGTTCAGACATCCGTTTACttgatgtgtgtgtgtataaagtTCCCACGTAGCTTGGAAAGCTGTGCTGCCATTTTCAGGTGAGAGGGCTGCTGAAGAGACAAACTATCTACTcaaggaaacaaaataaaaaaatatactaatcaTCCAACGGCGAGTTCCCATTAGTTTATCAAACGGATGCACCACAAAAAGCATGGATTCGATAAAAAGCACCGCCCGCAAAAGTTACTCTGATGACCTGCTTAAATTGGTTTTATGACTGAAGCCTCGCATAAAAAGAGATCCATATGTAATCACACAAGAATAAGAACCATTTTACTTACGAAAGTACCCGTTGAAATACAATACGATTACAAGGTCACTGCGCCCCCCCCATAAACCACATCATAAAACCTCCTTATCCCACACGAGGCGTAAAGAAAAAGCATTACCAGAACCCCCCCGCAAAGATTATGTCGAATCAAACAAAATAGCGAAGTGCCCCAAGCCAACTCAAGAAGCAACTCATTTGTTGTGACATTAAAGGAAAAAACAGCATTCCTCCAGCAAACAGCAGCAGCAAAGCGCAGCCAAACTGCACAtgcagaaaaaatactcatttgTTGTTACATTATCGtacaaatgaaaacaaaaagaaatacaagtGAAGACTGAGCTTTAGCACCTTTCCAAATGAGATATGCATAGCTAGCCTGTTTGTTTCAGAAGATCTAATTGGGACAGGGAGAAGCCAACTAACATtgcaattttaataaatttgttacTGGCAAAAAGCTACGACAAGGGTGTTAGCTTTGATTGTAAGGGACTCACTCCCACGGTTCCCCCACATCAACCCCTCTTCCCATGGTCTCTGCAGACACATCTAGGCTGGTCCAACTCAGCGGGGAAGAATGGTAGGCAAGGGTGCAGAGAGTACCATCGTGCGGTAGCCCCCAATCATACCCTTTTTAGTCATTACAAAAATGCTTTTCAATCAGACAGATAATCCATTTAGTCACAATCTTCACCGGGGGGGATTGGATTGGTTCCCTGGGGGGTTTGGTTCCCACATTGAAGTTTCATTGGCCATTTTTTTAATGCCCTTAGCATTCAGTTTCAGCCCATTCCTAGTGCTACCACATGAGAAAGACGAATACAAATATAACATTGAAGAAACCACTAGCGATTGGCAAGTGGTAATAGCCTTGGTCTCGGTCGTATAATCCCTTCATGTCAAGGTTTGAACCCTTGGGTGCATACAATTTCCAGGGGTCATTGGACTAGGGGAATTTTACCCGgaattacccaaggtgcacCTGCAGCAAACTCATTACTGAAGGCCTGTGCAACCTTAGATTAGTCAGAACTTTGTTCTCAGACACCCGGGgccaataaaaaaacaaatataatattgaaGAAAAGATTAAAGATATAACTCTAGTCAAAATTAaaggtaaaatttattatttatacgcATTTCAGAGTCTGTCATTGTGCATTTTTCTCAATTAGAACCTGGCATGTTAAATAGAAATGGTTTAGTAGGAGCAAGAGACATGGGCACATGTTATATAAAGGCCACTTATTGAACATGAAAACTTACCACGTTCTATAGTACTCAGTTAAGCATGGTGGGAAATTTACATTATCTTCAATGAAGTTTGACAAATTCCACGTTAGATGAATAAAATGGAGGAGataaagagagtgaaaagatgGGTATCTTGCATACCAGCCTTGTAAGAAAGAGGCACAACCGGTCTGGTCTTCATAATGGTGGTGGTAGTGCTGGTATTGCGGAGCTGGTGGCGGAGGCGGTGGAGTGTAGCCTTGTCCGAAATACCCCTGGTAACCTTCATAGGGCGGATGCTGAGGCAACGGCGGAGGATACCCCGGATACCCAGGCGGCGGTGGGGCGGCGGGTGGATACCCTTCGTATGGTGGCGCTGATGGGTACCCCGGtggcggcggcggcggcggGTATGGAGAAGCATACCCTGCACGTATTCTTGtgaaatttcaataaaaagaaaTCGGAATCGAAAACTAGAGAAAATCAAATAGTTTCCCAAATCaatgattaaaaaaggaaaaagaaaaagagagatcgGGGATGGAAGGAGCAACTGACCTGGGGGTGGATAGGGTTCTTGGGGAGCTTTCTGGTAACTCATCGTCGGGCTGTGAGGAGGAGGGGGGAGTAGTGTTGGTGTTTGTCTGGGTTGACATATATACGCAAGGTCGTAtactatttatgtatttatatttttcttttaataggtaaattattattatttttgataatataggTAAATTATTTGTTGCTAATTAACGACTAATTATTAAAGCATCCATAAAATCTAATGCACCAAGTATTTTTTCAAACACGTTACGAATATGTAAGGTATCTTTTTATAGTTATatgagatgatatgatttatgaatagtaataaaataaattataagtagtagtaaaataatttaaattaatatattttataagaatgtTTAACAGTGCTTATGTTAGTAGCATTTGGATGTTTAAATGAGAGAAGGTGTTACAAGAGTAGAGTAGCTCTACCCCCACACATTGAGGCTCCGAtagtgcctttttttttttaatgtatttttttaacatttttaaataattttttttaatttaaaaataactcACAACattctttaagaaaaaaaaaaaaaaaaaaactgtttggAGCTCATATGTAAGAGTAGCATTTCCAAACGAGATCTAAAACTACGAAgcttcatattaaaaaaaaaaaaaaaaaaaaaatcctcggTTTAGCTGGAACGTTCCCAAAAAATTCCAAATTCCAAGTCCAAACTGCGTGTCCCACACCAAAATGATGGCCATTTCTATAAAAGAGTACCACTTTCCCCCATTGGGACCAGACCATAACCTACCTTATTAGAATCTACCATCTAATCAACACTCACAAATTGAAATCTACCGAAGGACTGACTTATATGGCAAAACCCATTTCACCACagcctttttttctttaaccaGATAGCATTCGCCTTTGTATTCTTGTGTTGCGTGGTATTCATTCATGTTCATATtcattgttttttaaaacacagagagagagagagagagagagagagagagagagagagagagccaaagAAAAGGCTTCGAGAATCCAC
The genomic region above belongs to Carya illinoinensis cultivar Pawnee chromosome 4, C.illinoinensisPawnee_v1, whole genome shotgun sequence and contains:
- the LOC122306821 gene encoding cysteine-rich and transmembrane domain-containing protein WIH1, which codes for MSYQKAPQEPYPPPGYASPYPPPPPPPGYPSAPPYEGYPPAAPPPPGYPGYPPPLPQHPPYEGYQGYFGQGYTPPPPPPAPQYQHYHHHYEDQTGCASFLQGCLAALCCCCLLEECCFFL
- the LOC122306820 gene encoding protein AUXIN SIGNALING F-BOX 2-like, with the protein product MNYFPDEVLEHVFDFVASHRDRNAVSLVCRLWHRVERLSRQRVFVGNCYALSPEILIARFPGLKSLTLKGKPHFADFNLVPHDWGGYVQPWIEALSNSRIGLEELRLKRMVVSDESLELLSRSLANFKSLVLVSCEGFTTVGLAAIAANCRFLRELDLQENEIDDHSGHWLSCFPDSCTSLISLNFACLKGEINLAALERLVARSPNLRSLRLNRAVPLETLQNILMRAPQLVDLGTGSYIHDPDSETYNKLKHTILKCKSIRNLSGFLEVAPRCLPAIYPICLNLTSLNLSYAAGIHGSELVKLIRRCAKLQRLWILDCIGDKGLEVVASTCKELQELRVFPSDVLGVGHAAVTENGLVAISAGCPKLHSLLYFCQQMTNAALIVVAKNCPNFIRFRLCILEPTKPDPVTMQPLDDGFGAIVQSCKHLRRLSLSGLLTDRVFLYIGMYAEQLEMLSVAFAGDSDKGMLYVLNGCKKLRKLEIRDCPYGDKALLTDVGKYETMRSLWMSSCEVTLGGCKTLAKEMPRLNVEIINEHDQMEIGSEEQRVEKMYLYRTLVGPRKDAPEFVWTL